One Amaranthus tricolor cultivar Red isolate AtriRed21 chromosome 10, ASM2621246v1, whole genome shotgun sequence genomic window carries:
- the LOC130825592 gene encoding uncharacterized protein LOC130825592, giving the protein MRKGAFVLIFIVWAFITIITPILVQWSSVLAHPHKATIKPLIHDNASNEGLLKHRKMLVLIDENYGNVTPSSQRHMPTVMIVIPPAPSPRQNWMGSN; this is encoded by the exons ATGAGAAAAGGTGCATTTGTGTTAATATTCATAGTCTGGGCTTTCATTACCATCATTACTCCTATACTTGTTCAATGGTCTTCTGTTCTTGCTCATCCTCATAAGGCAACCATCAAACCCCTCATCCAtg ATAACGCAAGTAATGAAGGATTGTTAAAACACAGAAAAATGCTGGTACTAATTGATGAAAACTATGGAAATGTAACACCATCATCTCAAAGACATATGCCTACCGTTATGATTGTCATCCCGCCTGCTCCATCACCTCGACAAAACTGGATGGGATCTAATTAG
- the LOC130825594 gene encoding ADP-ribosylation factor, with protein sequence MGLSFTKLFSRLFAKKEMRILMVGLDAAGKTTILYKLKLGEIVTTIPTIGFNVETVEYKNISFTVWDVGGQDKIRPLWRHYFQNTQGLIFVVDSNDRDRVVEARDELHRMLNEDELRDAVLLVFANKQDLPNAMNAAEITDKLGLHSLRQRHWYIQSTCATSGEGLYEGLDWLSNNIASKA encoded by the exons ATGGGGCTGtcatttaccaaattgttcaGTCGGTTGTTTGCGAAGAAGGAAATGCGTATTCTTATGGTAGGTCTCGATGCCGCTGGTAAAACTACAATTCTCTATAAACTCAAGCTCGGAGAGATTGTCACCACTATTCCTACCATTG GATTTAATGTCGAGACTGTGGAATACAAAAACATCAGCTTCACTGTGTGGGATGTTGGAGGTCAGGACAAG ATTCGTCCATTGTGGAGACATTACTTCCAAAACACCCAAGGACTTATCTTTGTGGTTGACAGTAATGATCGTGACCGTGTTGTTGAGGCCAGGGACGAGCTGCATAGGATGTTAAATGAG GATGAATTAAGGGATGCAGTGCTGTTAGTGTTTGCTAACAAGCAAGATCTTCCAAATGCAATGAATGCTGCTGAGATCACCGACAAGCTTGGCCTCCATTCTTTACGTCAACGTCACTG GTACATACAGAGTACATGTGCCACCTCCGGAGAAGGGCTTTACGAGGGCCTGGACTGGCTCTCGAACAATATTGCTAGCAAG GCTTAA